The Pongo pygmaeus isolate AG05252 chromosome 11, NHGRI_mPonPyg2-v2.0_pri, whole genome shotgun sequence genome includes a region encoding these proteins:
- the SPATA3 gene encoding spermatogenesis-associated protein 3, whose product MKKVKKKRSEARRHQDSTSPHASSNSTSQQPSPESTPQQPSPESTPQQPSPESTPQQSSLETTSRQPASQALPAPEIRRSSRCLLSPDANVKAAPQSRKAGPLTRAGPHSCSCATCPCSSACWRRLGLCHSRIFDVLLPRDWQMAPGRGLPNLLTFYRKPSRKPSSHRNVCPPSPRNCGCGSGGSRSCLLHH is encoded by the exons ATGAAGAAGGTCAAGAAGAAAAGGTCAGAAGCCAGACGCCACCAAGACTCCACCTCCCCGCATGCTAGCTCCAATTCCACCTCTCAGCAGCCTAGCCCTGAATCCACGCCACAGCAGCCTAGTCCTGAATCCACGCCACAGCAGCCTAGCCCTGAATCCACACCACAGCAGTCCAGCCTTGAAACCACCTCCCGGCAGCCAGCATCCCAAGCCCTTCCAGCACCCGAAATCCGCCGCTCCTCTCGCTGCCTCTTATCTCCAGATGCTAACGTGAAGGCAGCCCCTCAATCCAGGAAAGCAG GGCCTCTGACTCGTGCCGGCCCGCATTCCTGCTCCTGTGCCACTTGCCCCTGCAGCTCTGCTTGCTGGCGTCGTCTGGGGCTATGCCATAGCCGCATCTTCGATGTCCTTCTGCCTCGGGACTGGCAGATGGCACCAGGGAGAGGACTCCCCAACCTGCTCACCTTCTACAG AAAACCTTCAAGAAAACCCTCCAGTCATCGTAACGTGTGTCCTCCAAGCCCTCGGAACTGTGGCTGTGGCTCTGGGGGCTCTAGGAGCTGCCTACTACATCATTGA